A genomic stretch from Malus domestica chromosome 15, GDT2T_hap1 includes:
- the LOC103401661 gene encoding uncharacterized protein, with product MDSGNSGSLQSSSGGDDEYDSRAESISALLSNPPSQLGPMSNPPPHHHHHMDPLSNMFDPLSSRLTNPNPLLNFDMMWSKTLRSDPNPIDLGGLSQPFLTNPSINQLGQNRGAAAGGGGGGGSSTFAALQIPHDHQNISASSSAPDNQTHNNNGVVRNPKKRSRASRRAPTTVLTTDTTNFRAMVQEFTGIPAPPFSSSSPFPRSRLDLFGSAAAASSLMRSAPGGGGGGGLGLDAPSSYLLRPFAQKVTHQPPSSLLDPVSSTSTNHNLLNLHNQNPSSSSSSQVLNFQSLFQSQQQNPKYPLMSINSPPHHHQAGSLGGPHHQHFGLTQQQQQQLNVNALSNNIIVSSSDAALSRHDISNGPSWGTDGTRSNKNIDNNNVVDHQRLMSSINGNYGNGKLNYSAAGSSSNIVLNGGNVPPTTTAAATTTTATRSEGMVESWICSSD from the coding sequence atggATTCTGGTAATAGTGGGAGTTTGCAATCCTCCAGCGGCGGCGATGACGAGTACGACTCGCGCGCCGAGTCAATCTCCGCCTTGCTCAGTAACCCACCGAGTCAACTCGGTCCCATGTCTAACCCACCAccacatcaccaccaccacatgGACCCTTTATCAAATATGTTCGATCCGTTATCATCCAGGCTCACCAACCCAAACCCACTCCTCAATTTCGACATGATGTGGTCCAAAACCTTAAGATCCGACCCCAATCCCATCGATCTCGGCGGCCTCAGCCAACCCTTTTTGACCAATCCCAGTATCAACCAATTAGGACAAAACAGAGGCGCCGCCGCCGGCGGCGGAGGAGGAGGCGGGTCGTCTACATTTGCGGCGCTTCAGATCCCACATGATCATCAAAACATTTCGGCCTCTTCTTCGGCTCCCGACAACCAAACCCACAACAACAACGGCGTCGTTCGGAATCCGAAGAAGAGGTCGAGAGCGTCGAGGCGAGCTCCGACGACGGTGCTGACAACAGACACCACAAATTTCAGAGCCATGGTTCAGGAATTTACAGGTATCCCTGctcctccattttcttcttcctcgcCGTTCCCGAGGAGCAGATTGGACCTTTTTGGCAGTGCTGCGGCTGCCTCTTCATTGATGAGATCAGCAcccggaggaggaggaggtggtggtTTGGGTTTGGACGCTCCTTCTTCATACCTTTTGAGGCCTTTTGCTCAAAAAGTGACGCACCAACCACCATCTTCATTGCTTGATCCCGTTAGTTCAACCTCCACAAATCACAATCTCCTCAATCTGCACAACCAAAacccttcatcatcatcttcttcacaAGTTCTCAATTTCCAATCCCTTTTTCAATCCCAGCAACAAAATCCTAAATACCCATTAATGTCCATTAATTCACCACCTCATCATCATCAAGCAGGCTCTTTGGGGGGCCCTCATCATCAACATTTTGGCTTGactcagcagcagcagcaacagctTAATGTTAATGCGCTTTCCAACAACATCATCGTATCCTCCTCGGACGCCGCGCTTTCCAGGCACGACATTAGTAATGGTCCAAGTTGGGGTACTGACGGAACACGGTCCAACAAGAACATCGACAACAACAATGTGGTTGATCATCAAAGACTAATGAGTTCTATCAATGGAAATTACGGCAATGGGAAACTCAACTACTCGGCTGCTGGTTCTTCGTCGAATATTGTGCTTAATGGCGGTAATGTGCCTCCAACTACTACTGCCGCTGCTACTACTACTACCGCCACTCGAAGCGAAGGTATGGTGGAATCATGGATTTGCTCCTCAGATTAG